A DNA window from Streptomyces sp. 71268 contains the following coding sequences:
- a CDS encoding methyltransferase — MSDPLRPRASLRTAVVWDVLKDALDRRVKAERQGGDGARDALDVLDTGGGTGNFAVPVARLGHRVTVVDPSPNALFALERRAAEAGVADRVRGVQGDAHGLFDVVERGGYDAVLCHGVLEYVDDPAEGVRNAVAALRPAGVLSLLAAGLGGAVLARALAGHFTEARQALTDPAGRWGEGDPVPRRFTADQLSDLVTAAGLRVGAVHGVRVFADLVPGVLVDTEPGAMDALLRLEAAAAEQPAFHSVATQLHVLAERP; from the coding sequence GTGTCAGACCCGTTGCGCCCCCGCGCATCCCTCCGTACCGCCGTGGTCTGGGATGTCCTCAAGGACGCCCTGGACCGCCGGGTCAAGGCCGAGCGACAGGGCGGCGATGGTGCGCGCGACGCCCTGGACGTACTCGACACCGGCGGCGGGACCGGCAACTTCGCCGTGCCCGTCGCACGGCTCGGGCACCGGGTCACCGTGGTGGACCCCAGCCCCAACGCGCTGTTCGCGCTGGAGCGCCGGGCCGCCGAGGCGGGCGTGGCCGACCGGGTGCGCGGCGTGCAGGGTGACGCGCACGGCCTGTTCGACGTGGTGGAGCGCGGCGGCTACGACGCGGTGCTCTGCCACGGCGTCCTGGAGTACGTGGACGACCCGGCCGAGGGCGTGCGCAACGCCGTCGCCGCGCTCCGCCCGGCGGGCGTGCTCAGCCTGCTCGCGGCCGGACTCGGCGGCGCCGTGCTCGCCCGCGCGCTGGCCGGGCACTTCACCGAGGCCCGGCAGGCGCTCACCGACCCGGCCGGGCGTTGGGGCGAGGGCGACCCGGTGCCACGGCGCTTCACCGCCGACCAGCTCTCCGACCTGGTGACGGCGGCCGGGCTGCGGGTGGGCGCGGTGCACGGCGTGCGCGTCTTCGCGGACCTGGTCCCCGGGGTCCTGGTGGACACCGAGCCCGGCGCCATGGACGCGCTGCTGCGGCTGGAGGCCGCGGCGGCGGAACAGCCGGCCTTCCACTCCGTCGCCACCCAGTTGCACGTACTGGCCGAGCGGCCGTGA
- a CDS encoding SAV_6107 family HEPN domain-containing protein, with protein MASTAAARRHRAAAAPSLPGPASDVHPVIRRATAPPAALDLLTQAHHGLEEAAALAVPNERFATAHLAALRTAAAVLAVHGRPETNPRRRQRIRSAWEVLPEVAPELTEWSALFASGAARRARAEAGIRGAASDRDADDLLRDASMFLRIVERMLVLQPVLPRQAPRDDAARG; from the coding sequence ATGGCCAGTACCGCCGCCGCACGACGGCACCGTGCCGCCGCTGCCCCCTCGTTGCCCGGTCCCGCGAGCGATGTCCACCCCGTCATCCGCCGTGCCACGGCCCCGCCCGCGGCCCTCGATCTGCTCACCCAGGCTCACCACGGACTAGAGGAGGCCGCCGCGCTGGCGGTGCCCAACGAGCGGTTCGCCACCGCCCACCTCGCCGCCCTGCGCACGGCCGCCGCCGTGCTCGCCGTCCACGGCCGCCCGGAGACCAACCCGCGACGGCGGCAGCGCATCCGCAGCGCCTGGGAGGTGCTGCCGGAAGTCGCGCCGGAACTGACCGAGTGGAGCGCGCTGTTCGCCTCCGGCGCCGCCCGCCGGGCCCGGGCCGAGGCGGGCATACGCGGCGCGGCCAGCGACCGCGACGCGGACGACCTGCTCCGGGACGCGAGCATGTTCCTGCGCATCGTCGAGCGCATGCTGGTGCTGCAACCCGTGCTGCCCCGGCAGGCGCCACGCGACGACGCCGCGCGGGGCTGA
- a CDS encoding DUF3040 domain-containing protein yields MPLSEHEQRMLEQMERALYAEDPKFATALEGSGLRTYTRRRVYQAVAGFLVGIALLMAGMVAQQIWISVVGFLVMLGCAVLAVTGWRKAPKPGEQAQGTGGGGAAAPRKPSRHQRRSMMNRIEERWQRRRDEQGH; encoded by the coding sequence GTGCCGCTCTCGGAGCACGAGCAGCGCATGCTCGAGCAGATGGAGCGAGCGCTGTACGCCGAAGATCCCAAGTTCGCGACAGCGCTTGAGGGTAGCGGCCTGCGCACGTACACCCGGCGACGGGTCTACCAGGCGGTCGCGGGTTTTCTGGTGGGCATCGCGCTCCTTATGGCTGGGATGGTCGCCCAGCAGATCTGGATCAGCGTCGTAGGCTTCCTCGTCATGCTGGGCTGTGCCGTGTTGGCCGTGACCGGCTGGCGCAAGGCGCCCAAGCCAGGCGAGCAGGCGCAGGGGACGGGTGGTGGCGGGGCGGCAGCGCCACGCAAGCCAAGTCGTCACCAGCGTCGTTCGATGATGAATCGTATCGAGGAGCGGTGGCAGCGCCGCCGCGACGAACAGGGTCACTAG